In Blautia wexlerae DSM 19850, a single window of DNA contains:
- the larB gene encoding nickel pincer cofactor biosynthesis protein LarB, with product MTLQEILESVKSGSVSVEEAERILKKESYEEMGYAKLDTSRKARTGFAEVIYCSNKADEHLLNIFERLYREDGEVFGTRASQHQYELVKEKFPEVEYDPISRILKVEKKDKKRIGKIAVCSAGTADIPVAEEAAQTAEYFGTNVERIYDVGVSGMHRLFSRLETIQSANCVIAVAGMEGALASVMGGLVSRPVIAVPTSVGYGASMHGLSALLTMINSCANGIAVVNIDNGYGAGYLATQINRLAAGTDEKGN from the coding sequence ATGACTTTACAGGAGATTCTTGAAAGTGTAAAAAGTGGTTCGGTATCTGTAGAAGAGGCAGAGAGAATCCTTAAGAAAGAAAGTTATGAAGAAATGGGATATGCGAAGCTGGATACAAGCCGCAAGGCAAGAACCGGTTTCGCAGAAGTAATCTACTGCAGTAATAAGGCAGATGAACATCTTCTGAATATTTTTGAAAGATTATACAGAGAAGACGGTGAGGTATTCGGAACCAGAGCTTCCCAACATCAGTATGAACTGGTGAAGGAGAAGTTTCCGGAAGTGGAATATGATCCGATCTCGCGCATCTTAAAAGTTGAGAAGAAAGATAAGAAGCGTATTGGTAAGATTGCGGTGTGTTCAGCAGGAACTGCAGATATTCCGGTTGCTGAGGAAGCTGCACAGACAGCGGAATATTTTGGCACAAATGTTGAACGGATTTATGATGTGGGAGTCAGCGGAATGCATCGTTTATTCTCCAGACTGGAGACGATCCAGAGTGCGAACTGTGTAATTGCAGTTGCGGGAATGGAGGGAGCTCTTGCCAGTGTGATGGGCGGTCTGGTGAGCAGACCGGTGATCGCAGTACCGACTTCTGTGGGTTATGGTGCAAGTATGCATGGTCTTTCGGCACTTCTTACCATGATCAATTCCTGTGCGAACGGGATTGCTGTGGTGAATATCGATAACGGCTACGGTGCCGGCTATCTGGCAACACAGATCAACCGTCTGGCAGCAGGTACAGATGAGAAAGGAAATTGA
- the larC gene encoding nickel pincer cofactor biosynthesis protein LarC, with amino-acid sequence MGKTLYLECYSGISGDMTVAALLDLGADRSVLDRVLKSLKVSGFETKISRVVKSGIDACDFDVVLDKEHENHDHDMEYLHGHHHEGHERNHAHGTGTAQDHHHHEHRGIKEITYIIEHSAMTENAKKIALRIFEILAEAESKAHNVPVDQVHFHEVGAVDSIVDIVSVAVCLDNLDVTEVIVPVLCEGRGTVRCQHGILPIPVPAVANIVSANHLYLKMTEVEGELVTPTGAAIVAAVKTKDKLPETFEIQKIGIGAGKRQYECPGILRAMIISQSAEIDEEKAQTEEFKNPEIGNNPKAENQETKDTIIKMETNIDDCSGEVLGFVMERLMKAGARDVHYVPVFMKKNRPAWVLNVICKEEDMETLQNIIFEETTTIGIRYSIMERTILPRETRTLPTPWGEVQVKVCTLNGKEQLYPEYESVAQLSREKEIPFTEIYRYIVLANKDKE; translated from the coding sequence ATGGGAAAAACATTATATCTGGAATGTTATTCAGGGATAAGTGGTGATATGACGGTTGCGGCTCTTCTTGATCTGGGAGCTGACCGCTCAGTGCTGGACAGGGTGCTGAAGAGTCTTAAGGTATCAGGATTTGAGACAAAGATCAGCAGAGTTGTAAAGTCCGGAATAGATGCATGTGATTTTGATGTTGTGCTGGATAAAGAGCATGAAAATCATGACCATGATATGGAATATCTGCATGGACATCATCATGAAGGTCATGAGCGCAATCACGCCCATGGCACAGGAACAGCGCAAGACCATCACCATCACGAACACCGTGGAATAAAAGAAATTACCTATATTATAGAGCATAGCGCAATGACTGAGAATGCAAAGAAGATCGCATTGCGTATATTTGAAATTCTTGCAGAGGCAGAGAGTAAAGCACACAATGTGCCTGTGGATCAGGTGCATTTTCATGAGGTGGGAGCAGTGGACTCTATTGTGGATATTGTGTCTGTGGCAGTCTGCCTGGATAATCTGGATGTTACAGAGGTGATCGTTCCTGTTCTCTGCGAGGGACGTGGAACTGTCCGTTGTCAGCATGGCATCCTGCCAATCCCGGTTCCGGCAGTTGCAAATATAGTAAGTGCCAATCATTTATATCTGAAAATGACAGAGGTAGAAGGTGAACTTGTAACGCCTACAGGTGCGGCGATAGTGGCAGCAGTGAAAACAAAGGATAAACTTCCGGAAACATTTGAAATCCAGAAGATTGGAATCGGTGCAGGTAAACGCCAGTATGAATGCCCGGGAATCCTAAGGGCAATGATTATCTCACAGAGCGCAGAAATAGATGAAGAAAAGGCTCAGACAGAAGAATTCAAAAACCCGGAAATCGGAAATAATCCGAAAGCTGAAAATCAGGAAACCAAAGATACGATTATCAAGATGGAAACAAACATTGATGACTGCAGTGGAGAAGTTCTGGGATTTGTCATGGAACGTCTGATGAAAGCCGGTGCCAGAGATGTGCATTATGTGCCTGTTTTTATGAAAAAGAACAGACCTGCATGGGTTCTGAATGTGATCTGTAAGGAAGAAGATATGGAAACGCTTCAGAATATTATTTTTGAAGAGACTACTACGATTGGAATTCGTTATAGCATAATGGAACGTACGATTCTTCCCAGAGAAACGAGAACCCTTCCGACTCCATGGGGAGAAGTTCAGGTAAAGGTATGCACTTTGAATGGAAAAGAGCAGCTTTATCCGGAATATGAGAGCGTTGCACAGTTGAGCAGAGAAAAAGAGATCCCGTTTACAGAAATTTACCGTTATATTGTTTTGGCAAATAAAGACAAAGAATAA